A genomic window from Plasmodium chabaudi chabaudi strain AS genome assembly, chromosome: 8 includes:
- a CDS encoding ribosomal RNA-processing protein 8, putative, producing MTKEGTKKTDLSNINKKGDRISKKKIHKQKKKKKNDNKNKEQVRQFLKNKELIVNDSNKNNDYLKKNKNENESSSLGIHHQGKYYDDEIYGNIDLEKNKQKYKKKKKIEGTPEDIVNASLFRYINEYMYTNSSEIVKKKLNETKNIFNIYHSGYNKQKKKWPKNPVDIIIKYLKKNYTKNSKIADLGCGEAQIAQTFTDWSITSFDLIQYNKYVTVCNITQLPLENDSYDCFVLCLSLMNTDWPKIIYEAVRCLKKGATLIIADVVSRFTNYKGFLKFMHGVGFSLHNKINLDDFFHVLFFENEKKKDKLPFVVTDKMVSSTSKLLSPCIYKRR from the exons ATGACAAAGGAAGGTACGAAGAAAACTGATTTGtccaatataaataaaaaggggGACCGaattagtaaaaaaaaaatacacaaacagaaaaagaaaaagaaaaatgacAATAAGAACAAAGAACAGGTTagacaatttttaaaaaacaaagaacTCATTGTAAATGATtccaataaaaataatgattatttaaaaaaaaataaaaatgaaaatgaaagtaGTTCATTAGGTATACATCATCAGGGGAAATATTATGatgatgaaatatatggaaatatagatttagaaaaaaataaacaaaaatataaaaagaaaaaaaaaatcgaaggAACACCAGAAGATATAGTTAATGCATCTTTATTTCGATacataaatgaatatatgtatacaaaTAGTAGTgaaattgttaaaaaaaaattaaatgaaacaaaaaatatttttaatatatatcattccgggtataataaacaaaaaaaaaaatggccTAAAAACCCTGtagatataattataaaatatttaaaaaaaaattatacaaaaaattcaaaGATAGCAGATTTAGGATGTGGTGAAGCTCAAATAGCTCAAACTTTTACAGACTGGTCTATAACTTCCTTTGATTTAattcaatataataaatatgtaactGTTTGTAATATAACCCAATTACCTCTTGAAAATGATTCTTACGattgttttgttttatgTTTAAGTCTTATGAATACTGACTGgccaaaaattatatatgaggCTGTCCGTTGTCTAAAAAAAGG AGCAACTTTGATAATAGCGGATGTCGTTAGCAGATTTACCAACTACAAgggttttttaaaatttatgcaTGGCGTCGGATTTTCCCTTCACAACAAG ATAAATTTAGACGACTTTTTTCATGTgctattttttgaaaatgaaaaaaaaaaagataaattgCCATTTGTAGTGACTGACAAAATGGTTAGCAGTACTTCAAAATTGTTATCTCCATGTATTTACAAAAGGagatga
- a CDS encoding proline--tRNA ligase, putative, with protein sequence MLFKIFVLVTIVNYILFIANCIKIEKIKKNFFISSAWKIGETKFARTKVDERGLTIDKIHNKTKRNDNENRSLNDRRNELNCFRNKSYEGNKYIFNRIFNDNVKQNGDKASELLFRANYIKEINGLYNMLPLGLRVINKIKDFINNYLEKINSHSVFLSILQPKRLWNISDRSKLYSEEFLYVYKQKQQKVDTDIGESVKKKFEDDGNILSPTCEESALTLINEIYNLNATEKHFPLLIHQYNYKFRNEKRLEKSLFKSKEFLMKDGYSFHTNEKCMNEIYEIYKECYNNIFNKLGLKYNIIKKRKKDKMNALESHEYQILCRDGKFKEGAHTFKLGDYYSKKLDIHFLNKRNEKKYIYMGSYGIGINRLLYFLIDNFYDDDGIKLPSPIAPFSVYLIQTNQKSKYSSEKVKKIVNKLKNEINEKGFSKIHDPPISDDQTVSPDSVHNDEEEKEDALYNTLNSNDMEYVLTIWLYTILKVNNIDTYYDNTDLHLSRKLKNCDLIGASNRVIINLKSDEKKKIKLPTDFYNYLDDNQNNKYNIFHNKLYQAFKNIRIEYKNRFSNETKNITIHDLLNHFNLV encoded by the coding sequence atgttatttaaaatatttgttttagtAACTATTGTGAATTATATCCTCTTTATAGCgaattgtataaaaatcgaaaaaataaaaaaaaacttttttataagcTCTGCATGGAAAATAGGGGAAACCAAATTCGCAAGGACCAAGGTAGACGAAAGAGGACTAACCATTGATAAAATTCACAACAAGacaaaaagaaatgatAATGAGAATAGATCATTAAACGACCGACGAAACGAGTTAAACTGTTTTCGAAACAAATCCTATGAAGgtaataaatacatatttaatcGAATATTTAATGATAATGTAAAACAGAATGGAGATAAAGCTAGTGAACTATTATTTAGAGCTAACTATATTAAAGAGATAAATggattatataatatgttacCTTTAGGATTAAgagtaataaataaaattaaagattttataaataattatttagaaaaaataaattcacattccgtttttttaagtatattGCAACCAAAAAGGTTGTGGAATATTTCAGATCGATCTAAATTATATAGTGaagaatttttatatgtatataaacaaaaacaaCAAAAAGTTGATACAGATATAGGAGAAAGtgtaaaaaagaaattcgAAGATGATGGTAATATATTAAGTCCAACCTGTGAAGAAAGTGCATTAACTCTAAtcaatgaaatatataatttaaatgcaacagaaaaacattttccattattaatacaccaatataattataagtttagaaatgaaaagagattagaaaaaagtttatttaaaagtaaAGAGTTCTTAATGAAGGATGGTTATTCTTTTCATACCAATGAAAAATGCATGAATgaaatttatgaaatatataaagaatgttataataatatttttaataaattaggattaaaatataatattataaaaaaacgaaaaaaagataaaatgaATGCATTAGAAAGCCATGAATATCAAATTCTATGTAGAGATGGGAAATTTAAAGAAGGTGCACATACATTTAAATTAGGTGActattattcaaaaaaattagatatccattttttaaataaaagaaatgaaaaaaaatatatatatatgggtTCATATGGTATTGGAATAAATAgacttctttattttttaattgataatttttatgatgaCGATGGAATCAAATTGCCAAGTCCAATTGCTCCATTCTCTGTCTACCTAATTCAAACAAATCAGAAAAGTAAATATTCATCTGAAAaggttaaaaaaatagtgaacaagctaaaaaatgaaataaatgaaaaaggtTTTAGTAAAATACATGATCCGCCAATTTCAGATGACCAAACAGTGTCTCCAGATTCGGTACATaatgatgaagaagaaaagGAAGACGCACTTTACAACACACTAAATAGTAATGATATGGAGTATGTTTTAACTATTTGGTTATATACCATTCTTAaggtaaataatattgatacctattatgataataccgatttacatttatcgagaaaattaaaaaattgtgatTTAATTGGGGCTTCAAATAgagttataataaatttaaaaagcgacgaaaaaaaaaaaattaaactaCCTACagatttttataattatttagatgataatcaaaataataaatataatatatttcataataaattatatcaagcttttaaaaatatacgaatagaatataaaaatagatttTCTAATGAaacgaaaaatattacaattCACGATTTGCTTAACCATTTTAACTtagtataa
- a CDS encoding protein phosphatase-beta, putative: protein MNDFELSSRNMLFGDTINSKENLKEFNKNIKRDNIYMETKKKENNNGIEQTEEYEKNKDSYKQSEKKYKISNDNEDSFYNYQSFTLDHENSTTYENLSVKEFSDEEVSSENEYNQKIKINKNNSIKYNKDIVNYDKNDYEKKPPKNITQNSLFQYEQTNDDIQNNYSVQRVSRTTHNVDEWINKLLKCQLLTVEEVKLMCTLLIDILKNEPNCVQVPVPVTVAGDIHGQFYDLLELFHIGGLPPDVSYLFLGDYVDRGYYSCECFCLVACFKIKHPSKVTILRGNHESRQITKVYGFYDECIRKYNNDSSVWKYLTDAFDYLPLTAIINNQIFCDHGGISPYLQTIEDINKLDRYKEIPQDGAICDLLWSDPASSEDEVIDGWKPSPRGAGVLFNEKKTNTFLHMNNLSCICRAHQLVQEGFQWMHNDKVVTIFSAPNYCYRCGNSASLMLVDEFMEKDFVTFNTAPLRANPHTLRNNVDYML from the exons atgaacgACTTTGAATTATCGAGTAGGAATATGCTATTTGGTGATACAATAAATTCAAAAGAAAATCTTAAggaatttaataaaaatataaaaagagataatatatatatggagacgaaaaaaaaggaaaacaaTAATGGAATTGAACAAACAGaggaatatgaaaaaaataaagatagcTATAAACaatctgaaaaaaaatacaaaatatcaAACGATAATGAAGACAGTTTTTATAACTATCAAAGTTTTACATTAGATCATGAAAATAGTACGacatatgaaaatttgTCTGTTAAAGAATTTAGTGATGAAGAGGTTAGTTctgaaaatgaatataatcaaaaaattaaaataaataaaaataattctataaaatataataaagatatagttaattatgataaaaatgattatgaaaaaaagcCGCCAAAAAACATAACTCAAAATTCTCTTTTTCAATATGAACAAACTAATGATGAcattcaaaataattattctgTTCAACGTGTATCTAGAACAACACACAATGTTGATGAAtggataaataaattattaaaatgtcAGTTACTAACAGTTGAAGAAGTTAAATTAATGTGTACTCTTTTgattgatatattaaaaaacgAGCCCAATTGTGTGCAGGTTCCAGTTCCCGTCACAGTTGCCGGCGACATCCATGGTCAATTTTACGACCTCCTCGAGTTGTTCCATATAG GAGGCCTTCCCCCCGATGTAAGCTACCTTTTTTTAGGTGACTATGTAGACAGAGGATACTATTCCTGTGAATGTTTTTGTTTAGTAGCTTGCTTCAAAATTAAACACCCAAGTAAAGTTACAATATTAAGGGGTAACCATGAAAGCAGACAAATAACAAAAGTATATGGATTTTATGATGAATgtataagaaaatataataatgattcaAGTGTTTGGAAATATTTAACAGATGCATTTGATTATTTACCACTAACCgccataataaataatcagATTTTTTGCGACCATGGTGGTATATCACCATATTTACAAACAATagaagatataaataaactagatagatataaagaaataccACAAGATGGTGCTATCTGTGATTTATTATGGAGTGATCCTGCTTCCTCTGAGGATGAAGTAATTGATGGATGGAAACCCTCTCCTAGAGGTGCCggtgttttatttaatgaaaagaaaacgaatacatttttacatatgAATAATCTTAGTTGTATATGTCGAGCTCATCAATTAGTTCAAGAAGGTTTTCAATGGATGCATAATGATAAGGttgttactatttttaGTGCACCCAATTATTGTTATCGGTGCGGAAATTCAGCATCCCTTATGTTGGTCGATGAATTTATGGAAAAAGATTTTGTCACATTTAATACAGCCCCGTTAAGGGCAAATCCGCATACGCTAAGAAATAATGTCGACTATATGTTATGA